Genomic window (Egicoccus halophilus):
TCGTCGAACTCGAGGTCGACGGGCGAGCGCTGCAGGTCGTCCCCCTGCACCTGATCTCGCCCTGTCCGGCGTGCGGCGCGTCCGTGCTGGAGCGGCTCGAACTCGAGGGCGAGGTCCGTCGGGCCGAGGTCGGCCGTGTCCTCGACGCGCTCGACCCGGACGTCCCCACGGTGGTCGCCGGGGACCTCAACTCGAACGACCGGTCGGTCGCCTACCGTCGCCTGACCGGTGTCGGCTTCCGCGATCCGCAGCGGGAGGTCGGCCGGGGGATGGGGTTCACCTGGCCGGCCGACCGGAGTGTGCCCGCCGTGCTGCGCATCGACTGGATACTGGTACGGGACCTCGATCCGGTGGACGCCTGGGTGGGCGACGCCCGAGGCTCCGACCACCGCCCGGTCGTCGTCGACGTGGCCTTCCCGGATGTGGCGGGTGCCGAACAGGAGGAGTGAGACGGTGGACGTGCCGGCGGACCTGCTCGACGAGCACTACTGCCTGCTCTCGACGCAGGGCCGGGTCACGGCGCGTCGTCACACGGCCGAGCTGTGGTTCGTGCCGGCCGAGGGTGGGGTCTTCCTGATGTCGGGCTCGGGTGGTCTGACCCAGTGGTGCCTGAACCTGCAGAACGAGGAGCAGGGCGTGCTGCGCGTCGGCGGGCGTGCCTGGCTCGGGCGGGCGTCGTTCCTGCAGGACGACGATCCGCGGCGCGATGCCGCGCTGGCCGCCTTCCACGCCAAGTACGACCCGCCGGGCAAGGACCGGACCGAGCCCTGGACCCGCAACGCGACCGTGCTGACCCTGGTGCTGACCCGTCAGCTCGAGTCGTGAACGTCGCCGCGAGCTTTCTGGCGACCGCCGGCGCGGCACGGCCGCTGCTGGCCTCCGACGCGGTCGCGCGACGGTGGGACGACGCCAGCGCGCTGCCCGACTACTCCGTGGCCGGGCTCGCCGCCCACCTCGCCCGGGCCGTGCTGACGGTGGACGGCTACCTGAGCTCGGCGAGCCCGGACGTCCCGGCCACGAGCGACGCGGTCGGCTACTTCCTCGCCGTGCTCGCCGACCACGACCCGGTCGACAGCGCGTTCCACCGCTCGGTGCGTGCGCGTGCCACCGCCGCGGCCGCCGCCGGGCGCGACGGTCTGCTCGACGCGTTCACCGCGGCGCAGCGGTCGCTGACCGACGCGCTCGACCGCGTGTCGCCCGACGACACCGTCACGGTCCTCGACGGCGTGACGATCTCGGTCGACGAGTACCTGCGGACCCGGCTGGTGGAGCTGGTCGTGCACGTCGACGACCTGTCCGTGAGCGTGGACGCCGAACCGGTCGC
Coding sequences:
- a CDS encoding maleylpyruvate isomerase N-terminal domain-containing protein; translated protein: MNVAASFLATAGAARPLLASDAVARRWDDASALPDYSVAGLAAHLARAVLTVDGYLSSASPDVPATSDAVGYFLAVLADHDPVDSAFHRSVRARATAAAAAGRDGLLDAFTAAQRSLTDALDRVSPDDTVTVLDGVTISVDEYLRTRLVELVVHVDDLSVSVDAEPVALPDAAHEEVAAVLARLAVRRHGGLAVVRSLARRERHPDPVRAL
- a CDS encoding nitroreductase/quinone reductase family protein; translated protein: MDVPADLLDEHYCLLSTQGRVTARRHTAELWFVPAEGGVFLMSGSGGLTQWCLNLQNEEQGVLRVGGRAWLGRASFLQDDDPRRDAALAAFHAKYDPPGKDRTEPWTRNATVLTLVLTRQLES